AAAAAGATGAGACAGTGTCtaaaaaaaacaaaagaaaTGTGCGTTTTGCATCTGTCGGGACTCGAACCCGAGTCCCCAGCTACCGTTCAGGAATGGAAGGCTGGGATGATAACCCCTACACTACAGATGCAGGCTTGGGCGATGACATACAATGGTCTGAGAGATGCTTATGTTGTGGGCTAGGGCTGGCATCGTCTGTGGAGTTGAGGAGACTTTCGCTAAGCGACGGGTCCGAAAGAATGGATTAGGCTTAGCAAGGCGGGACAACTGGGAAGTGTTGACGGCGACAGATCACGGGCAATTATATAAGTGTTGCCATCTCCAGAGACAACGTTAGGGAAGCCGTAAGTGAGGATGACGCCGGTAGCCTTCTAGTTACGGCGACAAGAGTGGTCGAAGATGCTGTGCCCAAGCTGCTGCATCGAGTCCGGCGTGCCAACGCAACCCCCGGACCGACTAGCTGTTTCCGGCAACAGCATCGTCACTCGCGAGTTGTGCGTCAAACTAGCCTAAGTACAAGCGCCTCTTGGTCGGATCTCTGCTGTTTGTTAGTTTCTTAGGGTCCGAGAAGTCGCCAGGGAACGTTGGGTAGGCGTAAGATGGTGGCGTGTCCGGGTTTAAGCTTAAAGCGCATGCCTGCGGGGGATAGTTGTAAACAGCGAAATGGTTGCCGGCCACAAATCAGTAACACCTTCGCGAGGCCTCCGTGATAAAGGACGTCTGTAAAGTCCCGGTAAGAAGTGCCCCGTAGGTTAATGATTTTTTTCAACCACAGGCCGAGGCTTCCACTCCATCCGATGCGTCGTTTGAGAAACCCGCGTGTTGCATCGCACCGCTGGAGAAAGAGAGTGAGGCGGGCACCAAGACAAGACTAGCGAATCGCCAGCTCAGAAGAGGGGGGATACTAAATGTCTGGGCACATTCGCTAAGTGCAGCGCTCCGATGAGGATCGTCACTGCATCACTGTTTGGGGCCTTCTCGAGGTCTGTTGCCCCCCCTTTCGGGTCGAGTTGCTGGCAAAGAGACACATGGGGAACCCTGTCCGGCGAGGAGCCATCCCGCACGGTCTAGTGAACTGTAATTCCGTCTAAACAAGACGGACGGCGTGCCGGACGGCAAGGATGGGAAAGCTGAGATGAGGACTCAACAGGACTTGGGCCCGATTGGGAATCCATAGAGGTGATCTCTGTTTTTCGATACGAGAGGGTAATACACCAGTGATAGGATTTCCAACCCGATGTCTGACCCtagagcagcaacagaaCATGTGCCTGGCGATTGTCAAAGAAGGGGGCAAACATTCTCGAGTTTTTGTGCtatgatgatgaagaggcTATTAGCCTAGGGAGCTTGAACTGCTGAGCTGGTACTAACAATGAATACCTGCTATTGTAACGCGGCTACTCGACAAATAATTCTAGAGTCCCAAAAGCTTGACCAGCCGAAGAAATGGCCCCAAGAGTCTTGGCAGACCGAGCCAGCTTGCCAGCATTCCCCACGCTGCCCGAACAACCCGGGCCGGTGCCCGGCCTGCATGGAACGAACAAACGCTCGCCAGCCCATGCTAATTCTAGCTGCAGAGACACTAGACATGGATCGCGGGCTTTGGCGGATCTGTCGTCATGACGAGCCTCGGTAGATCAACTGCACTCCAGATGAGACACAGGATACGCCATCCCTTTGTCGCGGTTTATAAGTCCTGGGGACCTCCCTTGAAGAACGTTACAACTCAACTTGTAATCTCCAGACACAAGACGGGATCAAATCTCTAGATCGAGCCCTCGGACGACAGACTAAATCATCCATAAGACCTTTCGTCTGCAACCAACTAAACCGAAAAGTAGGCAAGCCATTGATCGCCAGCAACCGCCATGAGACTCAGACGGCTCGTCGGCCTACTCGCCGCATCGTCGTCCCTCGTCGCAGCCGTAGACCTCACCGGCTATGAGTTCATTGTCGTCGGCTCCGGTGCCGGGGGCGGTGTCCTggccgcccgcctcgccctAGCCGGCCGCAAGACCCTcctcatcgaggccggcgacgaccagGGCGCCAACGAGAACTACACCGTCCCGGCCTACCAGGCAAAGTCaaccgaggacgacgccatGGCCTGGGACTTCTTCGTCCGCCACTACGCCGACGATGCGAGGCAGGCCCGCGACTTCAAGACGTCGTACGAGacgcccggcggcggcgagtaCACCGGCCTCAACCCACCGCCGGGCTCGAGGATCAAGGGGACGCTGTATCCTCGCACCGGCACCCTCGGGGGGTGTACCGCCCACAACGCGCTGATCGCCGTGTATCCTCACCGTTCCGACTTTGACTACATCGCCCGCCTCACCGGTGACCAGTCGTGGTCGGCGGATAACATGCGTAGCTACTTCGTCCGCATGGAGAACAACCGCTACCTGCTGCCCGGTGCCCCGGGCCACGGATACAACGGCTGGTTCAGCACTGAGACGGCGCCACTGAACATCGCCCTGCTAGACCCTCAGCTTCTCAGCCTGGTGACGGGGGGCGCTTTTGCTCTCGGGAACCAGACGAACCTGGTCTTCAACTTGGCCACTCtcaccgccggcgacggcaacagcgcggcgacggcccgTGATACTCGGCCGGGCTACTATCAGATCCCCATCTCCTCTAGAGATGCCAAGCGCGTCGGCTCGCGCGAgttcatcgtcgccgtccgcgacgcCAAGAACGCCAACGGCAGCAAGCGGTACCCCCTCGACGTCCGAATGAACTGCCACGTCACCAAGGTCCTCTTCGACAAGTCGTCCCCGCCGAGGGCCACCGGCGTCGAGTTCCTCGACGGGAAGTACCTCTACCGCGCGAGCCCCCGCTCCCGCACCGCCGGCCCCGGCGTCCGCGGCACGGCGAAGGCGTCCCGCgaggtcatcgtcgccggcggggcCTACAACTCGCCGCAGCTCCTCAAGCTGAGCGGCatcggcccagccgccgaACTGCGTCGCTTCGGCATTcccgtcgtcaaggacgccCCCGGCGTCGGGACGAACCTGCAGGACCACTACGAGATCACCGTTCAGGGCCGCGCGCCGGCCAACTTCAGCGCCCTCAACGGGTGCACCTTCGGCTTCTACGGCGCCAGCGACCCTTGCCTGACGCGCTGGCGGAACCCGATCCTCGGCGACCGCGGCATCTACGAGTCCTCCGGCTTCGCGGCCGCCATGTTCTACAAGagcaccgtcgccgagcgCAACGAGTGGGATGTCTTCGCCTTTGGGGGCCCCGTGAACTTCCGCGGGTACTTCCCAGGTTACAGCGTCAACGCGACCATCGAGCACGACTGGTTCAGTTGGGCGATCCTCAAGTCGCATCCCCGCAACACCGCGGGCTCCGTGACGCTGCGCTCGTCAAACCCGCTCGACGTGCCTAACATCCAGTACAACTACTTCGATACCGGCTCCGGCGACTTCAACGCCGATCTGCAGGCCTTGGCAGAGACCGTCAAGGTCACTCGTGACGCCTTTGCCCGCCAGCTGGTGCCCATCAGAGAGGAGTTGCCTGGTGCCGGCGTCAAGGGGGACGCTGCCGTGAAGCAGTACATTAAGGACACTGCTTGGGGCCACCACGCTTCGTCTACGTGCCCTATTGGTGCCGACAACGACCCGATGGCCGTGTTGGATTCGAGCTTTAGAGTGCGTGGTGTGGCTGGGCTGAGAGTCGTTGATGCCTCCGTCTACCCTCGTATTCCGGGCACCTTTACAGCCGTGTCAACATACATGGTTGGCGAGAAGGCTGCGGACGTGATTCTGAGTCAGAACAGATGAATGAATGTAAAAAATAAGGATGTACATGAGTACTGTCACGGGCCGTTAAATTCTGTTCATAATGGGTGCTTGGCTGGGGACCGCATAGGCCGAAGTTATGTGTCGGCTGTGTTTAGTCAAGACCACGTTAACCAACCAGGAATATAGTGTAGTTAGTTCTATGACTGTGAAGCCTTTTACATCGCCAGTTTTCTTGCCACGCAATGTTTCTCCTGATCAGGAGACAAGGAGTCTATGGAAATAGTCTAATATGACTTGATACGATACCACCAATTATTTCTGAGTCTGGGGATCGATGCCTAGTCAAGAGCGGTTTTCAGCTTTGAGTTCGGGGAAAAGAGGGAGTTACTCGCCCTCCGGTGAGGCTGATACTCAAATTCGTACCGAAAGTCGCTACTCAAGTATGGCACGAAGTCTCAGAGCTAAGCACTAGAAAGTGGCATGTACGGTTTCCTGTTCGGGGACACGAGCTGTAGGGGAAGCTGTTTTATCTCCCCCGGGCGAGCCAACTGGCTGAGCGAGGCCTGGAACAATCAGTTCAGTAGCTTCAGTGCAACGTTTAGAAAGCTTGATTAACAAGACCTGGATCATAGGCAATGATTGAAAACCAGAAACTAACTTTGAGAAGGGCAGGCCAGCAGTGTATTACAAGTTTTCTTGGTGTGAAGGCAGCCATCTCAATCACACTCACATACCATCATTTAATATTTTGATTACTCAAAGACAGTCCTAACCACAATACGTTGCTTTTATCAAACATTTTCCACATTCTTCACAGCTCTTAACATCAATTTCCTGCAGATATACTGCATCATGTTATTGTTGCAGCCTTTCCCGTGAGCTAGTAGTTACAACGCAATGGGTAGGGGAAACTGTTTTAGTGTCATTGACAGCGCGTAGACCTGGTCCTTTCTTGCTGGGTCATGAGTTCAGGTGCCCTAAATCCTCAAAGTATGGCCTCTCGGCCTGAGGCGTGATCCTAAGCATGTGCCTCCGCGTGGTTCCCTCGTCAACTCGAAAGTCCCTCAGCGCGGAGTGCTGCGTGTTCCTGTTGTCGTACACCACGACCGTTCCCTGTTTCCAGTGCACTCGCAGATGCCAGTCCTGCCCCCTCTCGATGTGGTCAAACAAGAACCCCAACAGCGAAGTGCTTTCTTCCTGCTTCATTCCCACGACCCTCTTGGTGTACAGCCGGTTGACGTACAAGGACAATCTTTTGGTGACGGGGTGGATGCGGACGATGGGATGAACGGTCTCAATGGGGTCCCTGATGTACCGCTGTCTATGATCGTGCACCGCAGCCTGCGAGAAGCCAGAGTGAACAGCTTCCAAGCCGTGAAGCAACGTACGATAAGTATCGGATAGGGCATAGTATGCGGCAGTTGTGGAAAGATACAAGGTGTCACCTCCAGAGGGGGGTGTATTCAACGCGAGAAACGTCGTGGTTCCCATTCCATTGCTGCGTCTTGTTAATCTTTTATCCCGATTCTGAATCAGTGGGAACTTACATCTCATAACTCATGTCGCTATGCCACTTCACACTCGTCACGTTATCCTTGATTTCGTTGTCAACAGCGCCGGCTCTGCGATATCCGTCAGTGAACCACTTCCCCACCTTAGCTCTAAAGAACTCACGTAAAGTCCCGATATACTGGAAGCAGTTCGGGATAGTCCTTTATCTGACCACCCATCTGATGAACGTGAAGAGGTCCAAAATGCTCCCCATAGCGCTTTTGACGTTCGGGGCCAATGTCGGCAAAATCTTGGTCTCGAAACAGGACCACTCCGCGTTCTGCTGCCAGGAGCGCCAGTTCATCCAGCTGCGCCGAGTCCAGTTGACTGAGCTGAACTCCATGAATTTCTGTCCCGATTGCCGGCGTGATCTCTTCGTGGATCACTCCTGGAGCTTTCAACAGGAACGTCTTCTCAGGGTCTGCCCTTAgtccgacgtcgacgtgACTGAACTCTTTGAGAGGGGATTGGAGGCCGGGGACGAAGTGCGGCAAGTAGTTTTCGTATTGATACTAGGGCTGTTAGAACGGCGATTTTTGTGGAAGGCCCGAAAACAtactttttcttcttcataGTTGATCGAAGTCTCGCCACGAAGCTGCAACTTCCGAGCTTCTGTTGTTGTAGTGCCCACTTCTGCTGCCATGACGAACAGTGGATGAAAATTCTCTTTTGACCTGTTGGTTCAAAGTCAGTCGCAAACGCCAGACAGTGTATGTGTTTTAACTACCTCGGACGTGTCTCATTGCTTGAGCCGTATAAGCACGCGATGCGGTGCATGCGTGTCGCGACATCATCCCGGAATATTCGCCATAATCTTTCCACTGCCACATTGGCCAGGAGTCGGGGTTGCGACTTCGGTCTTATCTTTCTCCACATGCGTCGTCTTACCCTCCAGCATGGACAGCTCCGGCAGCAGCTCTGCCATGTTCAAGATTTTGCTGATGAAATATTTCGCATTTGGGACACTCTCTTAATTTCCGGACGTTGGCTGAACCAGGGACGAGTGCCTTCGTCAACTGCCGGCTTATGGTGTGCTATATGCATATCACACACGGAGAAGTTCCGAGAATCTCGAGCACACGCGAGGGGAAACACGAGGCCGCTTGGCCTTCATCAGTCTTCGGAGCttttcatcatcatcgaaTGCGGTTGCGTGCTGATGATAGAGGAGATACTGAACTCATTTATCCAGCAGTCACCGCGGAACTTCTACATCAGGAGCATAAGTTCAAAATGTCTCAATCATCGGTAAAACTTCCGCTATTGCAAGATCATACCTTGTCGAACTACGGCACAAAACAAGACGCAATGGTCCTAACTGAACCCGGGGGTGAGGCCAAAAGCTCCGGGACGCCGCGAGATAGACGATTCTCGAGCTTCTCACGCAAGATATGGGGGGATGATCCGAGAGAAAGAAAATATGTTCGAAAGTTGGACACTTTCCTCTTGTAAGTGCAGTATCCTGTGGACTAATTCCGATGGTGTTCTTTGAACTGACAAAAAGACTAGCTCCTATGTCCTCTTGGGCTATTTCATCAAGTACCTAGACCAAAACAACTACAGCAACGCATTCATCAGCGGGATGCAGGAGGAGTTAGAGCTCTACGGCAACGAGAGAAATCTTCTAAACACTTACTTCAACATTGGCATCATCATTGGTACCATACCGGCGCAGATGATACAGCTGAAATGGGTCCGTCCTTCCATCTGGATACCAGCTTGCGAGCTGGGTTGGTCTGCTTTGACAATAGTTATGGCAAGTGCCAAAAACGTGGAAACGGTTGGTCAAATATCATGTCTCGGGATGCAGCGGAAGATGCTCACAATCACCTAGCTCTGCACTTTGCGTTTCTTCATCGGGCTCCTCGAATCTTGCTCGTTTCCTGGCTTCGCCAGCATTCTGGGCAGCTGGTACGGCAAGACGCAACTCGCCAAGCGGATGGCTTTATTCGAACAGACGGCGGCTATTGCGGGAATCTTCAGCGGCTATCTCCAGGCCGGATTGTATACGGGAATGAACGGGACAGCGGGCTTGTCCGGTTGGAGATGGTTGTTCATCATGGATGGCAGGTTAATCATCGTGTTCAAATGACGGAAATCTGCTGACATCTTTCCAGGAGTCATCTCTATACCGATTGCTCTGTACGGATTCTTCGCCCTCCCCGATCTGCCCCATAACACCAGAGCCTTCTATCTGAAGCAAGAGGTGAGCGATTGGCCAAACCTTAGTAATGACTGATTTTTTCAAGACCTAATAGATGGATAATAGGATCGCGAGTACGGCATGCAGCGCATTCAAAAGATGGGCCGTAAGCCGCCATCAGATCTCACGCTGAAGGGCATCAAGGAGATATACACTTCGTGGCAGCTTTGGGCATTCATTCTACCATATCTCATGGTTGCTGAAGCTGGATCTGGTACAGGTTATTTCAATCTCTACCTCAAGTCAGAGGGCTACAGCGTTGTGCAGACAAACATTCTCCCAACCATTGGTAAGCCTAAAGCTTCACAGAGTGGTCAACGCATGTGCTAATAGGACACTACCACTAGGCAATGTCATTCAGATTGTGGCAGCCTTTTCGGTGGGGTGGCTGTCAGACGCAACGGGCAGTCGGGTGTTGACCGTTGTATTCGTGCAAGTACTCGTGCTGGTTTCGAACATCGTGTTGTCAGTCTGGAGTGTGCCAAAGGCAGCATTACTCGCCGCCTTTTATCTGAGCTACACGGGCGGAGCGGCGCAGCCTGTAGTGATCAGCTACGGGCATGAGATCACTCAATGGAATGCCAACCTTCGACAGCTCCTCGTTGCCACAGGAAACATATTCACTTACACTTTCAGTGCTTGGATGCCTGGTAAGTCGGAAACACCCAGTCGAGAAGGCTCGAAGTCGGCCTTCACTCTCCGGCTCCCTTTACGTCATGATTTGCGAGCTAACACGCTGAACAAGTGGTTTTGTTTCCGACATACGACGCCCCCAAGTATAACTACGGCTACGAGGTGTTAATTTTGTTCGGCGCTCTTGCTACCATAGGAATATACTTGCTCGACTACCTGTACAAGAGGGATCTGTACGTTTCGAAGCCTGTGGCGATGACTGAGCTAACACGACCTTAGGAAACGAAACCCGCATCTGTATGAAACCGAAATCCCCGAGGGAACAGACCGGAACATATGGCAGGGTGGTCGCAGTAGTCGTGGGTTTGAGCAAGGGAGAGGCGTTGACAGAGTCCAGTAACATGGAGCTTGCAATTCAACAACGACATTTGAGGGTTTGCCATCAAATCCACAACCCGGCCCACGTTTTAAAAAAGCGTGGACTTGACAGAAGTTTGTCTGCCATGTGAAGCGTTCTCACTTCGATACCAATCGGAGCAGGACATCATCACATTGCTACTTAGGCCGTCTAGAAGGGCCGTGAAGACTTCAAGAAGTTCTTCGTTATTCGAGATCACCATGGACTTGCAGTGGATTAGATTTACGATATAACTGGGCAGAGAAATTCAAATTCTGGTGGTCAAACCTACATCTAGACGATAGTATAGACAGCCGTTTCGCTTTCCTGAAGCCACTGGGAGCTGTTCTTTGGTACGAAAAGACCAACTCTCTGAAACTTGTCCCCTCCCATTCTTTTCAAGACCAAACCATACGTCTCTTTGGGACTGTTGATCATGGCGAGAAAGTGTAGTTCTGTTTTCGATTCACTGAGTTTGTCCACGTCACTTTCTATGTCGAATTGGACAGTCACGAATTCTTGACCTCTACGGGTCAATGTGGATGGACCTTCTTCGTTCGGCACGGGGCCGATTTCGAGTCCTTCCGCCGTTCGTGACGCCAGACTTGGGCCACGGATGGTGAGTTGGCCGCTGGTTACCTTTCCGAACACATTCTCTTCTGACGCTGGTGGAGCATCCACTGACATCACGATTGCCCTGTCGAATCTTTTAACTCCCAAGGCGTTCAACGTGTAGTCGATGTTACCATCCAAGGAGGCCCAAGACCATGTCGGCGCCCTCCACTCTTCGGGTCTCTCGTTCTTGGCAGCTTTCTGGTAGCGGTTGAATGGGTTCCGACGACGCCAGAGAAGCTGTTGAGGCAGGTCCGCTTCCCAGAGACCT
The genomic region above belongs to Colletotrichum higginsianum IMI 349063 chromosome 2, whole genome shotgun sequence and contains:
- a CDS encoding GMC oxidoreductase; its protein translation is MRLRRLVGLLAASSSLVAAVDLTGYEFIVVGSGAGGGVLAARLALAGRKTLLIEAGDDQGANENYTVPAYQAKSTEDDAMAWDFFVRHYADDARQARDFKTSYETPGGGEYTGLNPPPGSRIKGTLYPRTGTLGGCTAHNALIAVYPHRSDFDYIARLTGDQSWSADNMRSYFVRMENNRYLLPGAPGHGYNGWFSTETAPLNIALLDPQLLSLVTGGAFALGNQTNLVFNLATLTAGDGNSAATARDTRPGYYQIPISSRDAKRVGSREFIVAVRDAKNANGSKRYPLDVRMNCHVTKVLFDKSSPPRATGVEFLDGKYLYRASPRSRTAGPGVRGTAKASREVIVAGGAYNSPQLLKLSGIGPAAELRRFGIPVVKDAPGVGTNLQDHYEITVQGRAPANFSALNGCTFGFYGASDPCLTRWRNPILGDRGIYESSGFAAAMFYKSTVAERNEWDVFAFGGPVNFRGYFPGYSVNATIEHDWFSWAILKSHPRNTAGSVTLRSSNPLDVPNIQYNYFDTGSGDFNADLQALAETVKVTRDAFARQLVPIREELPGAGVKGDAAVKQYIKDTAWGHHASSTCPIGADNDPMAVLDSSFRVRGVAGLRVVDASVYPRIPGTFTAVSTYMVGEKAADVILSQNR
- a CDS encoding Alpha-ketoglutarate-dependent taurine dioxygenase produces the protein MAAEVGTTTTEARKLQLRGETSINYEEEKYQYENYLPHFVPGLQSPLKEFSHVDVGLRADPEKTFLLKAPGVIHEEITPAIGTEIHGVQLSQLDSAQLDELALLAAERGVVLFRDQDFADIGPERQKRYGEHFGPLHVHQMGGQIKDYPELLPVYRDFTAGAVDNEIKDNVTSVKWHSDMSYEINGMGTTTFLALNTPPSGGDTLYLSTTAAYYALSDTYRTLLHGLEAVHSGFSQAAVHDHRQRYIRDPIETVHPIVRIHPVTKRLSLYVNRLYTKRVVGMKQEESTSLLGFLFDHIERGQDWHLRVHWKQGTVVVYDNRNTQHSALRDFRVDEGTTRRHMLRITPQAERPYFEDLGHLNS
- a CDS encoding Pantothenate transporter; translation: MSQSSVKLPLLQDHTLSNYGTKQDAMVLTEPGGEAKSSGTPRDRRFSSFSRKIWGDDPRERKYVRKLDTFLFSYVLLGYFIKYLDQNNYSNAFISGMQEELELYGNERNLLNTYFNIGIIIGTIPAQMIQLKWVRPSIWIPACELGWSALTIVMASAKNVETLCTLRFFIGLLESCSFPGFASILGSWYGKTQLAKRMALFEQTAAIAGIFSGYLQAGLYTGMNGTAGLSGVISIPIALYGFFALPDLPHNTRAFYLKQEDREYGMQRIQKMGRKPPSDLTLKGIKEIYTSWQLWAFILPYLMVAEAGSGTGYFNLYLKSEGYSVVQTNILPTIGNVIQIVAAFSVGWLSDATGSRVLTVVFVQVLVLVSNIVLSVWSVPKAALLAAFYLSYTGGAAQPVVISYGHEITQWNANLRQLLVATGNIFTYTFSAWMPVVLFPTYDAPKYNYGYEVLILFGALATIGIYLLDYLYKRDLYVSKPVAMTELTRP
- a CDS encoding Heterokaryon incompatibility protein; amino-acid sequence: MASVYGCAFVTVIAANAGDCSNGFFQRSMDNSGVVGNRKHTLSFFKSRDEIISFQDEPINARAWTLQELGLSPRRLVFSTSRTVFTCSQDLKTGQERNLFGKRIWVGLKPVVDLGEWGLVVENYSSRNLTHSEDKLAALAGLAEKFHHASGGELGKYVAGLWEADLPQQLLWRRRNPFNRYQKAAKNERPEEWRAPTWSWASLDGNIDYTLNALGVKRFDRAIVMSVDAPPASEENVFGKVTSGQLTIRGPSLASRTAEGLEIGPVPNEEGPSTLTRRGQEFVTVQFDIESDVDKLSESKTELHFLAMINSPKETYGLVLKRMGGDKFQRVGLFVPKNSSQWLQESETAVYTIV